The sequence AAGGGCTCTGGCAGCGTCAGGAGATCCcgacggaggaagaggagtaggagggagaaggagccgTCCTCGCTTTCGGTGAGTTCACGATTATATCTGTTTATTTTATAGTTTGTACAAAGAAATTtggtttttttatttgttaaacTTATTAAGGCATTGAAGGGggttcaaacaaacaacaagcaGATCAAATTATGTGTAGGAACCCTGTTAAAATGACTTGTTAAGCAAAAGTAAAAAACGTTATTCTCCTTTACttatcctttaaataaatgattaTTGCAATTTGCAAACAACATCCTTGATATACCTAGCAGTAATTACATTTTAGCTAAAAGAGTATAGTCACATGCTTAATCGTATCGTTAATTATCCTAATCGTTCCTCATCTTACAGAAGTGCGAAAGAAACCACCAGGATGCCGACAACGGGAACCACACGGCCACCTCCgcatcccagcatgcatctgacCCCGCCACCGCCCCCGACACGCTGACCTCGGAGGCCGCCTCCCCCGACCCCTTGGACCTGGAGGGCGGGCTCCGTCACCAGGAAGGGAGCGTCATGGGGGCGGAGCTGGTGTACCGACTGCAGCAGCTCGCCAGGCAGGGCAGCCTCTCGGACGCCTCCATCGCCGGGGGCGACGACGACGAGGGGCCCCAACGGgggacggaggaggaagaggacgtggaggaggaggagcagaagaagaagaagaacggaGACGAAGAGGAAGGGCAGCTGGAGGAGGGCGGGAGGTCTAGCCATGAGGAGGACGTGGATGTGACGAGATCGGAGGACGCGTCAGTCCCAGAGGACGGGATGGATTGGAGCTATCAGAGGAGTGATGGAGaacacagagaggtggaggaggcggaggaggaggaggaggaggtggaggagcaggaggaggaggaggaggaggaggaggaggaggaggaggagcaggaggaggagcaggtggaggaggaggaggaggagttggaggaggagcaggaggaggaggagcaggaggaggaggagcaggtggaggagttggaggaggaggaggaggagcaggaggaggaggaggaggaagaggaggaggaggaggaggagatgaagagggaaTACAACCTGTGTCGGATTGCCTCTCAGTCCAGagtgtccttctcctcgtccgcCCATCGCGAGGGAGGCTGGCCGACAGGGGGTGGAgaaagtgaggaggaggaggaggtggaggtggaggaggaggaggaggaggaggaggaggaggaggaggaggaggaggaggtgcctgGGAGGAACAGCCAGACGGCGgagcagaagaaggaggagctggtgttCCACCTGCTCCAACTAGAGAGCCAGGTCAGGGCCACCCAGTTCTCCTCGACGGAGGACGAGCTGGACCGGGCCGGTCGAGAAGGGGACGACgatcgggagagagagggcggcgCCAGAGGAGGGAAGATGGCCGCCAGGCTGTGCCGGTTGGCCGAGCAGGTTAGCGCCGGGGAGTTCTCGTCCACTGAtgacgagggggaggagagcttgaggggagggagggaggacgggggaggggttttggagaaggaggagaggttcctgtggaggagggaggcggagagCCCCACCCTGCCCTCCCCGCTCCGGGACTTGGCCGGTCTGGTCAGCGCCTCGCAGTTTTCCTCCACGGAGGATGAGTTGGACCGGGCAGGAGTAGTtgagggtggaggaagaggtggaggcgGAAGAAGAAGAATCAGAAGGTGGGGAGCAGAGAAGAGGAGCGATCCCGGGGCGGGAAGGGGAATGGAGGAACGGTGGTCTACGAGGTTGAAGCGAGAGGGTGTGTCGATGGAATCGAGGGCCGAGAGGAAGGGCAGCATGGCGGATCTAGCCAGGGGGATGTTGGATCTCTTGGATACCCAAGAGGGGGAAGGCATCGCAAAGGTAGTCGACGATGTAGCCCAagacagggaggaagggggaatgACCGCAGACAGCCAAGACAAAGACGGAGATCATGCAGAGTCGTCTGAGAGTAGGCGACGTGGTGAGGGGAGGACGATGGAGGTAACCGTCCAGCGAGATGGgacagagggggaaggggaacaCGGGTATTCCAGTCCCAGTGGAGGATGCGGTGCGGAGGACAAAGACTGGCCCCGGGAAGACCAGACGGAAGTGCTATCCTGTGCTCCTATCCATGgaacacaagagagagaagacagacagCAAGACAGAGAAGAACGATTGTTACAAAcagggcagggagaggaggctgggagACAGACTCCCAGGGATCCAACTACAACCGTAAATCAAACGAGGGTCTCAAAAGAGGACATTTTACGTTATGAACTGGAGTTGGAGAACTCAGAAGAAGAGCAGGTGTTGCCGGCCAGAGATTGGCGACACGCAGAAACCAAAAGTGACACGAGTGAACCTGAAGAGGTGGAATTGGACGGAATAATGAGCACcacgagagaggagggggacagTGATATGTACAACCTAGACGGAGAGAAGGCTGTTTTATCCAAAGAGGCGGTGGGGGAACACAGTGGGCCTGCGTCTCACCAAAGAGACCATCctgagacagaggagagacaaggCCATGGCACAACTCTGGGACTGCTCCGCAGCAGCGAGGGGGACTTGAGTCAGGAGATGAGGACTGAAGGAGACAGGATGGCAGGACGGTTCGAGGAGCAGGGGGCGAGCGCCAGTGGAGGCCAAGCTGGAGACATTGAGCCAGAAGATCAGACGTCCATACACTCCCCAGAGGAGATTCATAACGtaagagagacaggtcagagtGTCGCTATAGAGGCACTTCTGAAGAAAGGCCTGGTGATACACAATGCAATCAGAAGATATAAGCATAATATAAAAAGCTGTAATACTAACACAATAACATCATAATAACATAATTGATACGCTACCAAACtgtatttttaaataattgttCCCACCACCTTAGGAGGTTCTTTGCATTGCAAGGCAATGGCTGCACTAACTGATGTGGCTAGAAATTACTTTATCACTTTTGAGTGGCTCACCTTTAACTGTCACAACTATCTAACTAACTCCATCTCTATTCCTCTATTTCCTCTCCCATTATCCGTTATCCCCCGCCTCATGTGTTGGTGTCTATGGATTGATTTTCGGATTTGCAGTCAGAGCTAGATATGTGACACAATTTCATCGCAAAATAACCATCCTAAAATTGGCTTGAACAAATATAATATCCATAAGTGAAAGCAacatctctatatatatatatttagctatCCGTCACCCTTAATGATTTGAAAGATCTACACTTTTTTAAATTGTGAAATTTAAAATATAACATTTCAAGTTGTAATAAATACATGTattgttaaagtgtgtgtgtgtgtgtgtgtgtgtgtgtgtgtgtgtgtgtgtgtgtgtgtgtgtgtgtgtgtgtgtgtgtgtgtatgtggtcgtgtatgtgtttgtgttcgtgtgtgtgtgtgtgtgtgtgtgtgtgtgtatgtgtgtgtgtgtgtgtgtgtgtgtgttcatgtgtgtgtgtgtgggttcatgtgtgtgtgtgtgtgtgtgtgtgtgtgtgtgtgtgtgcggatgccTTGCTGCAGAGGTACTCGGCCGTGGCTCTGCGTGGCCTCACCACGGAGATGCTGAAGGTGCTGAACGCCACCGAGGCGATCCTCCAGGGGGCGGGGTCCCCGGCCCCTCCggcccctccggcccccccccagctcctgcTGGCCCCCGGCACGGACCCCCTGAAGCTGGACCAGCAGTTCTCCAGACTGGAGGAGAACGTAAGACCTTACTCATTACTGCCACACATTAATGTTCTTATACTGATACAATTTGAACTACCTCTTAATGTGTACAATTTGAACTACCTCTTAATGTGTACAATTTGAACTACCTCTTAATGTGTACAATTTGAACTACCTCTTAATGTGTACAAT is a genomic window of Gadus morhua chromosome 8, gadMor3.0, whole genome shotgun sequence containing:
- the myripa gene encoding rab effector MyRIP, whose product is MGHKLDLSGLTELEAEHVLQVVQRDMKLRKKEDQRLSDLRQELEEEDGRCLLLSRQARFNQLCCIRCCSPFNFLLNPRRRCGDCLLDVCRACRAYRKAERAWLCCTCQKRRLLKIQSLEWFYVNVKGRFKRFGSAKVLKTLYRKHVAQRGMVAELTEGSTYEESVHTEGSVCESDTAFCRQSEEHGEADTLTVAKRVAGDAIDEAISKAEFHTDNQAKQKEALYLRENRGELIEELAKTIVQKIIRRRKGLAEMKPGSDQECPPDAGHGSLARQAKIWRSQSAFSLLDNDLPELNLPMGLRNEGEGSAVWQSVDRLLDNSMLKSPDGNWITLQSGQLSRPSLLTRRKSLVFSALEQECGQVSAYSAMASDADTPPEYSGSWGTVLQDLHKKMTDGDLGLPVLGGDPPRTPPPRLGARRRSSVDGEGLSKHRRPSLAFMKRQLPLEVRRPSSSRRASVINLNFNPEGTAGEGEGDSSAGEELKGSGSVRRSRRRKRSRREKEPSSLSKCERNHQDADNGNHTATSASQHASDPATAPDTLTSEAASPDPLDLEGGLRHQEGSVMGAELVYRLQQLARQGSLSDASIAGGDDDEGPQRGTEEEEDVEEEEQKKKKNGDEEEGQLEEGGRSSHEEDVDVTRSEDASVPEDGMDWSYQRSDGEHREVEEAEEEEEEEEEQEEEEEEEEEEEEEMKREYNLCRIASQSRVSFSSSAHREGGWPTGGGESEEEEEVEVEEEEEEEEEEEEEEEEVPGRNSQTAEQKKEELVFHLLQLESQVRATQFSSTEDELDRAGREGDDDREREGGARGGKMAARLCRLAEQVSAGEFSSTDDEGEESLRGGREDGGGVLEKEERFLWRREAESPTLPSPLRDLAGLVSASQFSSTEDELDRAGVVEGGGRGGGGRRRIRRWGAEKRSDPGAGRGMEERWSTRLKREGVSMESRAERKGSMADLARGMLDLLDTQEGEGIAKVVDDVAQDREEGGMTADSQDKDGDHAESSESRRRGEGRTMEVTVQRDGTEGEGEHGYSSPSGGCGAEDKDWPREDQTEVLSCAPIHGTQEREDRQQDREERLLQTGQGEEAGRQTPRDPTTTVNQTRVSKEDILRYELELENSEEEQVLPARDWRHAETKSDTSEPEEVELDGIMSTTREEGDSDMYNLDGEKAVLSKEAVGEHSGPASHQRDHPETEERQGHGTTLGLLRSSEGDLSQEMRTEGDRMAGRFEEQGASASGGQAGDIEPEDQTSIHSPEEIHNRYSAVALRGLTTEMLKVLNATEAILQGAGSPAPPAPPAPPQLLLAPGTDPLKLDQQFSRLEENVYVAAGAAFSLETELGELEECARGVSGDTPDGELSFLEEKVASAAAKVRQSGRKVSNISARIAALKNAGLKVVDPHAKTTQSPPQPNASPSSRQLRRRLPATPVEGKDV